The region CGGCGCCGCCCGGACCGTCGTCGGCGACCACCACCCGCAGTATCTCGCCGAGCCGGGCGACCGTCACCTCCGCCCGGGTCGCCTCCCGCGCATGCTTGGCGATGTTCGTCAGCGCCTCGGAGACGACGAAGTACGCGACCGCCTCGACGGCCGGGGCCGTCCGCCGCGGCAGGCCGTCCGGCAGGTCCACCCGTAGCCGTACGGGCAGTGGGGCGCGGGCCGCGAGGCCCGACAGCGCGGCGTCCAGCCCCAGTTCGTCGAGAACGGCCGGATGGAGCCCGCGCACCAGGTTGTTCAGCTCCTCGATGGCGTCCTTCGCCTCACGGTGCGCGGCATCGATGACCTGCTGCGCCTCCGGCGGCAGATCCGTCAGGGTCGCCTTGGCCAGCCCCAGGTTCAGCGCCAGCGACACCAGCCGCTGCTGCGCACCGTCATGCAGATCGCGCTCGATGCGCCGGCGCTCCGCATCGGCGGCGTCCACCGCGCCGGCCCGGCTCTCGGTGAGGTCCTCGACCCGGCGCGCCAGCTCGTCGGACCGGCTCACGCCCAGCACGGCCCGTCCGACCAGGATCTCCAGCCGGACGAGTCCGCCGGCCAGCACCGGCACCGCGGCGAGCGCCACCAGCCCCAGCACGGTGAGGTAGGAGGCCGGGGTGGTGTAGCCGTGGTGCTGGACCCGCCACTCCCACGGCACCGCCCAGATCCACACCAGGACCAGCGATGCGGCCAGCGCCGCCAACAGCAGGGCCAGCAACAGGAATTCCAGCACCCCGAGCAGCGGACCGATCAGCAAGTTGTAGCCGAACTGCCGCTTGACCTCCTTGAACCCCTGCCGCGGCAGCTCCACGCCGCACAGCGCCCGGAACCGCCAGCGCTGCGGCTCGGTCAGCCCCCAGCCCGCGACGATCAGCAGGGGGGCCGAGACCGCCAGCACCGCCGGCGTGTCGGGGTCCGGGTCGAGCGCGGTGCCGAGCAGCAGCAGTACCACCCAGACCTGCAGCAGCAGCGCGACGAGATGCAGCGTCACCCCGGCGGCTATGAAGGCGACATCGCGTCGCAGGCGTACGAGAGCCCGGCGCAGCCGGGGCGGGACGGTCATGGCCCCACCGTATGAGGCCCTTCTCGGGGCGGCCATGACAGCAGTATCCGAGGTGGGGGTGCAGCTGGTGCCACCCCACATCGGACAGTCGCGTTACTGACCGGGGCCCACGAAATCCGGAGTGTTGACGACGAGCCCGACGGCCGGGTTCACGACTCCGGAAGAGACCCGATCCATGACCCTCGTTGCCTTCAACTCCTCGCCCCACAAGGGCAGTTGTCCGTCCGTCCGGGCGGCACGCGGCGCCGTGCGGCGTACCCCGTCGCGCCGCCTGCAGGGCCGGATCCTGACCGCCGCCGGGCTCGCCCTGCTCCCCTGGCTCGGCTACCTGGCCGGCACGCTCCCGCCGGCCGAGGCCACCGCCTGGGTCGCCCTCGACGCCCTGGAGGCGGCCGCCCTCCTCACGGCCGGCACCCGCCTGCTGCGTGCCGACCCCCGCCACCGCGCCCCCGCGGCCGCCGCGGCCGTGCTCCTCCTCGCGGACGCCGGTATCGACCTGGCCACCGCCGCCCCCGGCCAGGAACTGGCCACCGCCATGGTCATGGCCGTCGGCGCCGAACTCCCGCTGGCGGCCCTGTGCGTGGTGCTCGCGCTCCGCCCGGCCCACCGCCCGACCCCGCGCCGCTGACGCCGGGGTGCCGCGCGCGACGACGGGCACGCAAAAGCGCCGGTCGGGTCCGGAGAGAATCCGGACCCGACCGGCGCTTCGAGCTCACCGGGGAGGCCTCCGCGATGCGGCGCCGCCCCGCGGAGGGCTAGCAGCCGAGCAGCCGCGCCCCCAGGTAGGCCTGGATCTGGTCCAGGCTGACCCGCTCCTGCTTCATGGTGTCGCGCTCGCGCACGGTCACCGCGTTGTCGTCGAGGGTGTCGAAGTCGACCGTGACGCAGAACGGCGTGCCGATCTCGTCCTGGCGGCGGTAGCGGCGGCCGATGGCGCCCGCGTCGTCGAACTCGATGTTCCAGTTCTTGCGCAGGTCCGTGGCCAGCCCCTTCGCCTTCGGCGACAGCTGCGGGTTACGCGACAGCGGCAGCACCGCGACCTTGACCGGCGCCAGGCGCGGGTCGAGCTGCATGACGGTGCGCTTCTCCATCTTGCCCTTGGCGTTGGGCGCCTCGTCCTCGATGTACGCGTCGAGCATGAAGGCGAGCATCGCGCGGTTCACACCGGCCGCCGGCTCGATGACGTACGGAGTCCAGCGCTCGCCGGCCTCCTGGTCGAAGTACGAGAGGTCCTGGCCGGACGCCTTGGCGTGCGCGGACAGGTCGTAGTCGGTGCGGTTGGCCACACCCTCCAGCTCGGAGAACTCGGTGCCGCCGAAGTTGAAGCGGTACTCGATGTCGGCGGTGCGCTTGGAGTAGTGCGAGAGCTTCTCGGCCGGGTGGTCGTACCAGCGGATGTTCTCCTCGCGGATGCCGAGGTCGCGGTACCAGTTCCACCGCTCGGCCATCCAGTACTCCTGCCACTTCTCGTCCTCGCCCGGCTTGACGAAGAACTCCATCTCCATCTGCTCGAACTCGCGGGTCCGGAAGATGAAGTTGCCGGGCGTGATCTCGTTGCGGAAGGACTTGCCCATCTGCGCGATGCCGAACGGCGGCTTCTTGCGGGAAGTCTGCTGCACCTGGGCGAAGTTGGTGAAGATGCCCTGGGCGGTCTCGGGACGCAGGTAGGCGACCGAGGCGGTGTCCTGGGACGGGCCGAGGTGGGTGGAGAGCAGGCCGGAGAACTGCTTGGGCTCGGTGAAGCCGCCCTTGTTGCCGCAGTGCGGGCAGTTGATGTCGGCCATGCCGTTCTCGGGCAGCCTGCCGTGCTTGGCCTCGTACGCCTCTTCCAGGTGGTCGGCACGGAAGCGCTTGTGACAGGAGGTGCACTCGGTGAGCGGGTCGGTGAAGGTGGCGACGTGGCCGGACGCCTGCCACACCTCGGGAGCCAGGATCACGGAGGAGTCGATACCGACGACGTCTTCGCGCGAGGTGACCATGGCGCGCCACCACTGACGCTTGATGTTCTCCTTGAGCTCGACGCCCAGCGGACCGTAGTCCCAGGCAGCGCGGGAGCCACCGTAGATCTCACTGCAGGGATAGACGAAGCCACGGCGCTTGCTCAGGCTGACGATGGTATCGATCTTGTCGGCGGCCACGGTGCTCTCTTCATTACGACGACGAACGATGGACGGGCGGCGCCCGAGCGTCTCGCTGGGGGGTGGTGGTCGGGAGACGGGTGGGCGAATAGTTCAGGGTACCGGCGGCCGTACCCTCTGGATCAAATCGGTTCCGGCCTCATTGTCGCCCCGCTCACACCCACCCCTCCGTTGTTGACAATCGTTTCCAACTTTGTTGAAAATGAGTGTCATGAACATACGCCGTCGCATATCCACCGCGACCCTCGCCGGAGTCTCGGTGCTCGGGTTGCTGGCCCTCTCCGCCTGCTCCCCCGCCGGCGGGGCCCGCACCGAGGACGGCAGGCTGCGCGTGACGGCGTCCTTCTACCCCATGGAATTCCTCGCCCGGCAGATCGGCGGGCAGCACGTCGAGGTGACCGACCTCACCAAGCCGGGTGTCGAGCCGCACGACCTGGAGCTCACCCCGAAGCAGACCGCTCAGCTCGGCGAGTCCGGCGCGATCGTCTACCTCAAGGGCCTGCAGCCCGCCGTGGACGACGCCGTCGCCCAGTCCGGCAACAAGCACGTCGCCGACGCCGCCGCGCTCACCTCCCTCGAAAAGCACGGCACCGAGGTCGACGGCCACCACCACACCACCGGCGACAACCACTCGCACTCCGAGGCCGAGGGCGGCAACGACCCGCACATCTGGCTGGACCCCGTGAAGTACGCCGAGGTCGCCCGGGGCGTGAACAAGACCCTCGCCAAGGCCGACCCGGACCACCGGGCCGACTACCAGAAGAACACCGATGCGCTGGTGAAGAAGCTGGACGGGCTGGACAAGGAGTTCCGGGACGGACTGGAGAAGCGGTCCTCGGACACCTTCCTCACCACCCACGCGGCCTTCGGCTACCTCGCCGAGCGCTACGGCCTGACCGAGGAGGCCATCAGCGGCCTCGACCCCGAGTCCGAGCCCAGCGCCCACCGCATCAAGGACCTGCACACCCTCGCCACCGGGCACCACGTCTCGACCGTCTTCTTCGAGACGATCGCCAACCCGGCCACCGCCAAGGCCCTCGCCGGTGACCTGCACCTGAAGACCGATGTCCTCGACCCGCTCGAAGGGATCAACGCCAAATCCCGCGGCAAGGACTACTTCGGGGTGCAGCGCGCCAACCTCGCCGCGCTCCAGAAGGCGCTCGGCAGCAAGTGACGGACACCGCACAGCACGTGACGGAGGTCACCATGAACCAGTCGCCCGCCCAGCCGGTCATCGACCTGCGCGGCGCCACCGCCTCGCTGGGCGCCCGCCCCGTGCTGCGCGGCGTCGACCTGACGGTGCACACCGGCGAGGTCGTCGCGCTGCTCGGCGCCAACGGCTCCGGCAAGTCCACCGCCGTCCGCTCCGTGATCGGCCAGGTGCCGCTCACCGGCGGCGAGCTGGCCCTCTTCGGCACGCCCTTCCGGCGGTTCCGGGACTGGGCCCGGGTCGGCTACGTACCGCAGCGCACCACCGCGGCCGGCGGCGTCCCCGCCACCGTCCGCGAGGTCGTCACGGCCGGCCGGCTCGCCCGTACGAAGCTGGGCATCCTGCGCAAGGCCGACCGGGCCGCGGTGCACCACGCCCTGGAGCTGGTCGGCATGGCGGACCGCGCCAAGGACTCCGTCAACGCGCTCTCCGGCGGTCAGCACCAGCGGGTGCTGATCGCCCGCGCACTGGCCGGCGAACCGGAACTGCTGATCATGGACGAGCCGATGGCCGGCGTCGACCTCGCCAGCCAGGAGGTGCTCGCCTCCGCGCTGCGCGAGCAGGTCGGCCGCGGCACCACGGTCCTGCTCGTCCTGCACGAGCTGGGCCCGCTGGAGCCGCTGATCGACCGCGCGGTGGTGCTGCGGGACGGCTGCGTCGTCCACGACGGCGCACCGCCCGAGGCCGTGGGCCAGCATGCGCTGCCCGGCCATGACCATGTCCACCCGCACGCCGATGTGGCGGCGGAACCGATCCGGACGGGGCTGCTGAGCTGATGGAGATCCTCGACTACGCCTTCATGCAGCGGGCCCTGATCGCCGCCCTCATCGTCGGCGTCACCGCCCCCGCCATCGGCATCTACCTCGTCCAGCGCCGCCAGGCCCTGATGGGCGACGGTATCGGCCATGTCGCCCTCACCGGCGTCGGCCTCGGCTTCCTGCTCAACACCAGCCCGGTGTGGGTCGCCACCGCCGTGGCCATCGCCGGCTCCGTCGTCATGGAGCTGATCCGCTGGTACGGCAAGACCCGCGGGGACCTCGCGCTGGCCATGCTGTTCTACGGCGGCATGGCGGGCGGTGTGATGCTGATGAACCTCTCCGACGCCGGCTCCAACGCCAACCTCGGCACCTACCTCTTCGGCTCGATCACCACCGTCTCGCCGCAGGACATGACGACGATCTACGTCCTGGCCGCCCTGGTGCTGGCGATCACGATCGGGCTGCGCCGTCAGCTGTTCGCGGTCTGCCAGGACGAGGAGTTCGCCCGGGTGACGGGCCTGCCGGTGCGGCTGCTGAACCTGCTGGTCGCCGTCACCGCCGCGGTCACCGTCACCGTCGCCATGCGCGTCGTGGGGCTGCTGCTGGTCAGCGCCCTGATGGTGATCCCGGTCGCGGCCGCCCAGCAGATCAGCCGCAGCTTCGCGGTCACCTTCGCGGTGGCCGTCGCGATCGGTGTCGCGGTCACTCTTACGGGCACCGCCACCTCGTACTACGTGGACGTGCCGTCCGGCGCCACGATCGTGCTGTTCGCCATCGGACTTTTCGTGATCTTCACGGCGCTCGCCGCGCCCCTCGCGAAAAAGCGCGCCAGGGCTGCCGCGGAGGGCCCCGAGGGGTGCACTCTGGAGGTACCCGGCGGCCGCACCGCCGCGGACGACGTGAGCGTGGCCGGATGAACCCGGGTAGAGATGTCTTGGCAGGTAGCTTTCGGCGGAGGAACGTAAGCGTCCCAATGGTGGGCCGGTCATCACCTGGCACAATGGCGGGACGCACGTCCAGGGGGAAGTCCTGACGTCCTAGGGAGGCAACGGTGGCGACGAGCGCGGGATCTCCGGTACGCGGCCGGTCGACGCGGCAGCGGACCGCGGTGTCGGCCGCACTCGACGAGGTCGACGAGTTCCGCAGTGCGCAGGAGCTGCACGACATGCTCAAGCACAAGGGCGACT is a window of Streptomyces caniferus DNA encoding:
- a CDS encoding sensor histidine kinase, coding for MTVPPRLRRALVRLRRDVAFIAAGVTLHLVALLLQVWVVLLLLGTALDPDPDTPAVLAVSAPLLIVAGWGLTEPQRWRFRALCGVELPRQGFKEVKRQFGYNLLIGPLLGVLEFLLLALLLAALAASLVLVWIWAVPWEWRVQHHGYTTPASYLTVLGLVALAAVPVLAGGLVRLEILVGRAVLGVSRSDELARRVEDLTESRAGAVDAADAERRRIERDLHDGAQQRLVSLALNLGLAKATLTDLPPEAQQVIDAAHREAKDAIEELNNLVRGLHPAVLDELGLDAALSGLAARAPLPVRLRVDLPDGLPRRTAPAVEAVAYFVVSEALTNIAKHAREATRAEVTVARLGEILRVVVADDGPGGADPSRGTGLKGLAQRVRSVDGTFRMSSPVGGPTMMSVELPCPM
- a CDS encoding metal ABC transporter substrate-binding protein — encoded protein: MNIRRRISTATLAGVSVLGLLALSACSPAGGARTEDGRLRVTASFYPMEFLARQIGGQHVEVTDLTKPGVEPHDLELTPKQTAQLGESGAIVYLKGLQPAVDDAVAQSGNKHVADAAALTSLEKHGTEVDGHHHTTGDNHSHSEAEGGNDPHIWLDPVKYAEVARGVNKTLAKADPDHRADYQKNTDALVKKLDGLDKEFRDGLEKRSSDTFLTTHAAFGYLAERYGLTEEAISGLDPESEPSAHRIKDLHTLATGHHVSTVFFETIANPATAKALAGDLHLKTDVLDPLEGINAKSRGKDYFGVQRANLAALQKALGSK
- a CDS encoding metal ABC transporter permease, translating into MEILDYAFMQRALIAALIVGVTAPAIGIYLVQRRQALMGDGIGHVALTGVGLGFLLNTSPVWVATAVAIAGSVVMELIRWYGKTRGDLALAMLFYGGMAGGVMLMNLSDAGSNANLGTYLFGSITTVSPQDMTTIYVLAALVLAITIGLRRQLFAVCQDEEFARVTGLPVRLLNLLVAVTAAVTVTVAMRVVGLLLVSALMVIPVAAAQQISRSFAVTFAVAVAIGVAVTLTGTATSYYVDVPSGATIVLFAIGLFVIFTALAAPLAKKRARAAAEGPEGCTLEVPGGRTAADDVSVAG
- a CDS encoding glycine--tRNA ligase — its product is MAADKIDTIVSLSKRRGFVYPCSEIYGGSRAAWDYGPLGVELKENIKRQWWRAMVTSREDVVGIDSSVILAPEVWQASGHVATFTDPLTECTSCHKRFRADHLEEAYEAKHGRLPENGMADINCPHCGNKGGFTEPKQFSGLLSTHLGPSQDTASVAYLRPETAQGIFTNFAQVQQTSRKKPPFGIAQMGKSFRNEITPGNFIFRTREFEQMEMEFFVKPGEDEKWQEYWMAERWNWYRDLGIREENIRWYDHPAEKLSHYSKRTADIEYRFNFGGTEFSELEGVANRTDYDLSAHAKASGQDLSYFDQEAGERWTPYVIEPAAGVNRAMLAFMLDAYIEDEAPNAKGKMEKRTVMQLDPRLAPVKVAVLPLSRNPQLSPKAKGLATDLRKNWNIEFDDAGAIGRRYRRQDEIGTPFCVTVDFDTLDDNAVTVRERDTMKQERVSLDQIQAYLGARLLGC
- a CDS encoding metal ABC transporter ATP-binding protein, producing MNQSPAQPVIDLRGATASLGARPVLRGVDLTVHTGEVVALLGANGSGKSTAVRSVIGQVPLTGGELALFGTPFRRFRDWARVGYVPQRTTAAGGVPATVREVVTAGRLARTKLGILRKADRAAVHHALELVGMADRAKDSVNALSGGQHQRVLIARALAGEPELLIMDEPMAGVDLASQEVLASALREQVGRGTTVLLVLHELGPLEPLIDRAVVLRDGCVVHDGAPPEAVGQHALPGHDHVHPHADVAAEPIRTGLLS